The genomic interval ATACTATCATTTCGTTGATTCCAATTTAGAAAAAAGGTTTCATGGTTTAATTTTAATTCCTGTAATACTTTTTCATTGAAATGGATAGGCGTTTTCTGAAATTGAAAAACAACAAACAATAAAACGCCACATAATAAAATAAAAACTTGCATAGGAATTTTAAGAATTCCATTCATAATCAGCCCCATTCTGCTTTCGCGAATGTTCTTTCCACTGATGTAGCGTTGCACCTGTGATTGATCTGTTCCAAAATATGCAAGTGCTAAGAAAAATCCACCACTTATTCCTGCCCAGAAATTATATCTGCTATTAAAATCAAGATCAAAACTTACAGCATTCGTTTTGTTAGACCAACCTGCAATGGTCATAGCATCTGTAAATCCAATGCCTTGCGGTAAATTAAAGAGCATATAAACAAAAATGAATACCATGCCAATAAATATGACCGCCAATTGTTGCAATTGTGTTTGTGTTACAGCTTTGGATCCACCAGTTACCGTATAAAGAATCACCAGGATGCCAGATATAATATGTGTCCATTGAAGATTCCAGCCAAAAATCGAAGACAAAATAATACTCGGTGCATATAATGTAATGCCAGCTGCTAATCCTCTTTGTATTAGAAAAATAAATGCTGCAAAGGTCCTGGTTTTAACATCAAATCGCTGTTCAAGATATTCATAGGCTGTAAGTACTTTAAGCTTATAAAAATTTGGAATAAAAGTGACGCATATAACAATCATAGCTAATGGCAATCCAAAATAGAATTGAACAAATTGCATTCCATCAGAAAATCCTTGTCCTGTTGTAGAGATAAATGTGATTGCACTGGCTTGCGTTGCCATTACAGTAAATCCTACCTTCCACCAATTCGTGTTTTGATCGCCTAAAATATAATCTTGTAAGGATCCTTGATTTTTAGTCTTTAGCATGCCGTAAAGTCCAATAAAACCAAGTGTGCCAATTAGTACAATCCAGTCATAAATACTCATAGGTTTACAAAATGATTATTTTTTAAAATACATTGTAAATAACCAAAGTAAAAATACATAGACTGCAAGTAAAACTCCTACAAGCAAATAATACCGCTTCCAATTTGGTTCGACTGCCATGTATTAAAAACTAATAAGATTAGAAAATAAACGGTAAGAACCTGGAACACCTGCTTTTAATTGTCGGAACCAGGCTAGGGAGGAATATACAAACCAACCTTTGCCAACTTTTTTAATGAGGATTCCACTATTTAATGCTTTTTCTTTTGGATCGTTCATACTCAGTATTTCCTCATAGGATGCACTATATTTATTTGGAAAGTACAAACCCCGCTCTTGAATCCAATTATTGAAATCTGCAACAGTTATTTTATTCGGTGTGCTGAAAATAGGATGTTCAGGTTTTAAAATTCTTACTTCGGCCGTTTCATCTGTAACGCGATCTCTGGAAATTGACATGCTATCAGGGACAAAATTATCGGTTATAAGATCAGCGGTAGTATTATATTGAAATATTACTTTTCCACCTTCATTCATAAAGCGATCTAAATGTTTCTTGCAATTTTTTAACTCCTCCTGAGTGTTTAAAGCCCTAATGCCAAATAATAAAACATCATACTGTTGGATACTGAGTTGTGATAAATAAGAAGCAGGAATCTTAGTTATACCATAACCCATCTTTATCAACGCCTCATCAGCATAATCGCCAGCACCATCTATATAAGCAACCCGCTTTTTTTTGTTAATCAATATATCCGTATTTATAATTTTTATAGACGCTGGTATCAAAATATTCTGCCAGGGAATATGAGGATACTTTATGTTTTTATATTCATAGGCCTTTTGTTGATTGATAAGAATAGGAATTTCAATAAATGTTTCTGTTGTTGGATTGCAGCTGATTTCAAAATTTAATATTTGTTTATCTCCAGCTTTTTCAAGTGTATATGCAGCCTTCGCAGTGTTTGTGCTTTGCAGTTTAGCTTCTGCCAGGGAAATATAACCTTGTTGATTATCTTCATTCGCAGTTATTTGTATTTGAACATTCGCTTTATTTGATTTTGCAATAAATAGATTATCCACTTGCGTAATCGTAACAGCTGGAATGATATCAAGATTTTGTTTTACTTCACCTAAGACCGGGTCGTCGTTTTTATAAATAATGTCTCTTTCAATGATATAGTTTCTACTTAAGATTCGAATGGTAAATTTTGTTGTCAAACTTTTAGTAAGTACAGGGCGATGATGATTCTTTAAATCGTCAACTTCATACATGCCCCGATGTCGACCATTCCATAACCAAAATGGACTGGTTTTTTCAATTGATTGCGGTATTGAAATTTTAGTTGTCCAAAATATCGATTGATTCTTTGCAAATGCGATATTAAAAAGACTATCTTTTGAACAACTCGGAATTGAAATGGACTCAATTCGGGCCTCCACAGGACTCCGAACGATGCACTCAGAGCTTACCAAAATACTGCTACCTGGACTTGTAATCCATTTATCGGTAAAGGATTCGGCAAATATTCCGGCACAATCTAAAATGAGATTTTTTACTTCAGATAGTTTAATCCATTTCCAATGCGAATCTGAAAGTTCTTCTATATAGCGTTCGATTTTTTGTAATGCCGCAATGTTTTTCCAGGGTTCCTTGTAATTATAATTGAGAATCAAGGTATCGATAAGCTTATCAACATTTCCGCCTCCATTTATACGGGACCAACTTAGATCCAAGCCATCAAAGGGAGATTTATGTGAATTGTCCTTTGCTTGATCAATTCTCTCAAAATATTCAAAGACGCTTCCTCGACTCGAATTGATTCCAAATCCTTGGGATTTATGCATGCTTCTACTTTGTGCAGCAATTTCGTTATTAGAATAACCATAAGCAGGGTAGTAAGCACCCACATCAAGACTGTATAACCCGGATTTGTCCATAGCGTCAAATTTTTCTTTCCCACCAAAGAAAAACCAGGAGGTATTAAAAAATACACCTTGTACAATATGCATGTCTGTTCCTTTGAGTGCATCCAGTTTGTAAAGTGGGCTGTTTGAATATTTTGCAGCTTCAAAACCTAGAATTGCAGATGCAGTATGATGTCCATGCGTTTTGCCACTGGTGCGGTGATCAAAGCGATTTATAATGATATCAGGTTTAAATTCTCTGATTACCCGAATTACATCCAACAAAACACTATCATGATTCCAAAAACTAAAGGTTTCTTCAGCATTTTTGGAATATCCAAAATCATTTGCTCTGCTGAAATATTGTATACCCCCATCAATTTTTCTGGCTTCAATTAATTCATTCGTACGGATGACACCAAGATATTCGTCCAGCTCAGACCCGATTAAATTCTGTCCACCATCTCCTCTGGTTAAGGATAGATAAGCTGTATTTAATTTCAAATCTTTTGATAAACAAGTTATAAGTCTAGTGTTTTCATCATCAGGATGTGCAGCAATATAAAGTACAGATCCTAGCACTTTTAATTTTTGAATGCCTTCCAAAATTTCACCACTGGTTTTGGATTTTTGAGCAAACAGCGCACTAAGAGTAATGAAAATAAGGACACAGGTAATTTGAATTTGTCTCATATGAAATTAATTAGCCAGCAAAGATCATAATATTGGTGATTTTATGGCACCAAAAACCGTTTACATTTGTTGTTTATTAAATTTCCAATAAATGAAACCGGCTATAGCATTAAACGATAAAAGGAAAGGACTTATTCTAGGTCCATGTAGCGCAGAATCAGAAGAACAAATGGATGCCATTGCTCAAGCTATTCTTCATTTTAAAAGTGATTTTGTGAGAGCTGGACTATGGAAGCCTAGGACACGACCGGGTCATTTTCAAGGTATGGGAGCTGAAGCAATTCCCTGGCTTATCGGAATTCAAAAAAAATATAAGCTTAAAATTTGTACGGAAGTCGCTACAAGTCAACATGTTGAACTTGCCTTGAAAGCTGGATTTGATGCTCTTTGGATTGGTGCCAGAACAACCGTAAATCCATTTTATGTTCAGGATATTGCGGATGCCCTTAAAGGGGTTGATATTCCAGTTTTTGTAAAAAATCCAATCAATCCAGATCTCTTTTTATGGTTAGGTGCAATTGAAAGAATGCTTCAGGTTGGTATACAACGTGTTGCAGCCATTCATAGAGGATTTAGTTTCTACGGAAATTCAGTATACAGAAATGTACCCCGATGGCAAATTCCTATTGAGTTGCGCCGACGCATGCCAGATCTTCAAATGCTGGCGGATATCTCTCATATCAGTGGAAGACCAGATAATTTGTTGGAGATTGCTCAAATAGCCTACGATCTTAATTATGATGGACTTATGGTGGAAGTTCACAATCAACCAGAAAAGGCATTAAGCGATGCAGATCAACAAGTGACGGCCGACTTTCTTCAAACTGAAATATTGGATAAATTAATTCTTAGAAGTATTGCTTCCAATGATTTTGCATTCAATAAACAAATCGAAGCCATTCGAACAGGAATTGACGCTATTGATGAAGAAATCGTTCACTTATTAGCAAAAAGAATGTTACTTGCTGAACAAATCGGACTTGAAAAAAAAGAAAATTCCATAGCTATCTTTCAACCAAAACGATGGGATCAAATTGTGGTTAGGCTCTTAGAAATTGGTAAAAAGGAAGGTTTGAGTGAAGAATTTATTTTTTCTTTAATAGAAGCCATTCATATTGAATCTATTCAGCATCAGAGTCAGAAAATGAATAAGGAAATAGCTGTATTAGAAGAAGATTTATCAACCCGACTTAATCAGAAGTAAAAAAATCCCTTCCGGCAGTGGAAAGGATTCATTCAGTTTGGTTTTAACAGATACGAAGAGTATTCGTATGAAATCTTGTTGGCAAATTGTATGCCAGACTTATGTATCTAAATGAGCATTCCGTTTAGCCATTTTTAATTTTATGTCCATCCATTTGTTTCCAAGTGCATAATTAATACTTCTGTCAATCGCAAAGTGCTTGGCAAGTTGAACAGCGCCTTTTAATTTCAATCCAAAAGTATTAGATGCCCGAAAAGAAATTGAAAATCCTCCTTCTATATATTCTATATGATGCCAATACATACTAGGAATGAATAGCGTTTGTCCATGTTCAAGAATGGTTTCATATCCATGAATATATTTTAGACTTGGATATTTTGATTCATCCGGATCGATCATATCCACCAAACAACCTACAGTGAAAGGGACATGATGCAAGTATTTGGATTGTTGTTGATCAAATAGTAAGATTCGCTTGCGAGTTTGAAATTGAGTAAGAAAAACATGTGAACAATCTATATCATAATGAATTTTAGTGTAGGAACCTTGCCCTCCAAAAAACATAAACGGCAATTCATTATAAAAGCCATTCATGATGTTAAATTTTCGAATATCCTTGGCTAATTGAGGCGCATACTTAAAAATATTCCACAAAAAAATTCGCAAAGGAGTCTCTTTTGTCTGTATTAAATTCAAATAGTCTTTGAATTTCATAGTGGCAGTTGCAGACATATAACTTTTTCCACCTTTACTAAATGAACTATCAACAATGGGGACAATTAAATTACCATAGTGTTCTTTGAAGTAATCAATTGTCCAAAGAGTTTTTGCTGGCCAGTCATCAATTAAGTCTGTAAAAACAACAGGCTTTAATGGATCCAAATAATCAGTTTTAAAACGGTCTTTATTCAGGCCAGATACCTTGTCAATAGGGCTCAGGTTCATAAAAAGCGATTTGCATTGAAAGTCCTAAATAGGATCAACGAATAGCGCTAAAAATTAGTTCAATAAGCCCATCAAGAAAACGGATTATTATGGACGCTATGATTTATAAATAGTTGATTTTCATTTGGATGTTATAAATTATTTACAATAAATACATTCAAAATTAGCAATTTATTAATATGTATTTCACAAGCTTAAGTTGAATACAGATTTGATTTCAACAAGTTCTTAGCCGTCTATTTGAGTGCCTTAAATTGAGATTTAAACAGATAAAATATACGAATCAGCAAAACCAAAATTAATTGTTTTAGATTCTATGTTTTTATAAAGCCTCAAAAGTTATTATTCAGATTTTAAATTCGTACATTGAGTTCATTAATCTATTCTACAAGTTCTTAAATTTCAAACAATTTAAACGCATTAAAATGAAAAATAATACCTTTTTTCGAATCCTTTTTTCCATGATTTTTGGAATCTATCTCTTGGCACTTCCATCCTGTAAAACCAATCTTGAACCATCTATAACGGCGGCACAAAAGCAAGACACACTTTTCGTAGATCGAATGGACACGATCATTACGTTTGATCCGAATACACAAGTTGAAGGCATTAGAATAATAAAACTTACGGATACCATAATTCAGAAAAAATAGACCCTTATTAGTATTATTTGCTTTATTTCTAGTGCTTGAAAAATTTGATTGTTCAATGGCATTAGATTTTATTAAATTCTTTAAATTGTGTTGTCAATTTATTGACTTACAGTTAGTTAATTAGTTAATTATTAATTATTACCTATTAATTATTAATAAAATCCAGGTCTTCAACATATTCGTATATTGGCATCCTAAAGGATTCCTTGTAACTTTGCTAAACTTATGGTCAATAGATATCAGTCTTTAGGAGTATCAGCAGGGAAAGAAGATGTACATCATGCTATTCGGAATTTAGATAAAGGATTATTTCCAAATGCGTTTTGCAAAGTGTTACCAGATTATGTAGCTAAAGATCCTGATTTTGTCAATTTTATTCACGCCGATACAGCAGGAACAAAAACGAGTTTAGCATATTTATATTGGCTTGAAAATCCTGACCCGGCAATTTGGCATCATATTGCGCAAGATGCAATGGTTATGAACCTTGATGACCTTGCTTGTGTAGGCTGTATCCAGGACATCATTATTTCTTCAACCATTGGCAGAAATAAACACCTGATCTCCGGAGCCATAATTGAGCATTTAATCGAGGGTACTCAAGCCTTTATTAATAGCATGAAAGCGTTTGATATTCAGATTCATTCAGGCGGGGGAGAAACAGCCGATGTTGGTGATATCGTTCGCACCATTGATGTTGGCATAACAGCTTTTGGAAGAATTAATAAAACTCAACTCATAGTAAATAATATTCAAGCTGGTAATGTAATTATTGGTCTGGCTTCATCCGGCCAATCCATTTATGAGAACCAATATAATAGTGGTATCGGTTCAAATGGGCTCACAGCAGCAAGACATGATATTTTGAAAAAAAATTATGCAGCTATTGAAGCATCCTTTTCTCCAGAAACAAACAAGGAATTTGTGTATACGGGAAGTTATTCGCTTTCCGATTTATTTACCTACCAGTCTAATTCGTATTCAATTGGTTCTTTGTTATTGTCTCCTACACGCAGCTATATACCGATTCTGAATGTAATTTTGAATAATTTTCGAAGCAAAATAGATGGAATTATTCATTGCACTGGTGGTGCACAAACTAAAGTTAAGAAATTTATTTCAGGAGTGCGTGTTGTAAAGAATAATTTATTTCCTTTGCCACCTGTTTTTGAATTATTAAAGCAACATACTTTATGTTCACCTGCTGAAATGTATGAAGTTTATAATATGGGCCATAGACTTGAAATTTATACAAGTCCTGAAGTAGCGGAGGAGATTATTGCAATTTCAAAATCCTTTGAAGTCGATGCTCAAATTATTGGTCACGTAGAAGCGAGTCCTGAAACAGAAATCATTATTAATTCTTCCTTGGGTGAATTTAAATATTAGATACAATGTCAATTGAACCGGGCAAAGAGTTACTTTGGAAATATGCAATGGACCAATGCAGTGAGCAGGAAGTTGCATTTGTAGAAACATGGATCCATTCCAGTGAAGAAAATTATATGGAGTTTGAACGCATCAAATTGTATATGCAAAATAATAATGCTGAAATGGATACAAAAGAACAAATTAAACAAGCAGAAATTGCGGAAGATATTAAATTTTCAGTAAAAAATTATGCCTTGCCAATTCTTTTAATTTTGATCGTACTTTTATTATTTGGTTTATTTTATTTTATAAAAAATTAAGATTTAGGACCAATATAATTTTGAGGGTTTAGGTTTTTTAATTCTAGTTTTACTGCTTCGGAAATATTTAAGTGATTAATAAAATTATGTAAATCTTCTCGTGTAATACTGGTTTTTCCTCGGGTTAAATCTTTCAGTGCTTCATACGGATTTTCATATGCTTCTCTACGTAAAATAGTTTGTACCGCTTCTGCTAGAATGATCCATTGTTGATCTAATTCGTGTTCAATTTTCGGATTATTTAAGACCAGTTTATGAATGCCAGTTTGGATCGATAATAAGCTTAAATAAGTATGTGCAATAGGGACTCCAAGGTTTCTTAAAACAGTACTGTCGGTAAGATCTCTTTGAAGTCTGGAGATGGGTAATTTTTCAGCCAAATGAGATGCAAGTGCAGTTGAAATTCCTAAATTTCCCTCTGCATTTTCAAAATCAATAGGATTTACTTTATGAGGCATGGCAGAAGACCCAATCTCTCCGGCTTTTGTTTGTTGGGTGAAATATTCAAGCGAAATATAAGTCCAAATATCCCTGCAAAAATCAATTAATATAGAGTTTAAGCGAATCAATATATGACACCATTCTGCAATTTCGTCATAATGTGCAATTTGCGTTGTGTATTGTTGCCTTCCTATACCTAAGTTGTTTTCTAAAAATTGATTCGCCCAAGCTGGCCAATCTATTTGAGGAAAAGCTGCAAAATGTGCATTGAAATTACCCGTTGCGCCACCAAATTTACCGGAATACTGGAAGTTTTGTAATTGTATAATTTGTTTATTTAAACGTTCAGAATAAACGAGAAGCTCTTTTCCCATCGTAGTAGGTGTTGCAGGCTGCCCATGAGTTCGGGCTAACATAGCAACCGG from Saprospiraceae bacterium carries:
- a CDS encoding sodium:solute symporter; protein product: MSIYDWIVLIGTLGFIGLYGMLKTKNQGSLQDYILGDQNTNWWKVGFTVMATQASAITFISTTGQGFSDGMQFVQFYFGLPLAMIVICVTFIPNFYKLKVLTAYEYLEQRFDVKTRTFAAFIFLIQRGLAAGITLYAPSIILSSIFGWNLQWTHIISGILVILYTVTGGSKAVTQTQLQQLAVIFIGMVFIFVYMLFNLPQGIGFTDAMTIAGWSNKTNAVSFDLDFNSRYNFWAGISGGFFLALAYFGTDQSQVQRYISGKNIRESRMGLIMNGILKIPMQVFILLCGVLLFVVFQFQKTPIHFNEKVLQELKLNHETFFLNWNQRNDSIHQLSNTLPIDLSNPAMKSTLEILNTNRQGLQTEVRSYVKQNIPGQESNDRDYIFLHYILYYLPKGFIGLMIAVILCAAMSSISAEINALSGTTMVDIFKRHFPQYSKSATDIIWSRIFTAAWGFIAIGFALYATLFENLIQFINIIGSLFYGTVLGIFVTGFYLKFIKGTAVFYAAIIAQITIIALFKYTNLGFLWYNVIACGMVMGLSILFEKIKKNESS
- a CDS encoding PIG-L family deacetylase; translation: MRQIQITCVLIFITLSALFAQKSKTSGEILEGIQKLKVLGSVLYIAAHPDDENTRLITCLSKDLKLNTAYLSLTRGDGGQNLIGSELDEYLGVIRTNELIEARKIDGGIQYFSRANDFGYSKNAEETFSFWNHDSVLLDVIRVIREFKPDIIINRFDHRTSGKTHGHHTASAILGFEAAKYSNSPLYKLDALKGTDMHIVQGVFFNTSWFFFGGKEKFDAMDKSGLYSLDVGAYYPAYGYSNNEIAAQSRSMHKSQGFGINSSRGSVFEYFERIDQAKDNSHKSPFDGLDLSWSRINGGGNVDKLIDTLILNYNYKEPWKNIAALQKIERYIEELSDSHWKWIKLSEVKNLILDCAGIFAESFTDKWITSPGSSILVSSECIVRSPVEARIESISIPSCSKDSLFNIAFAKNQSIFWTTKISIPQSIEKTSPFWLWNGRHRGMYEVDDLKNHHRPVLTKSLTTKFTIRILSRNYIIERDIIYKNDDPVLGEVKQNLDIIPAVTITQVDNLFIAKSNKANVQIQITANEDNQQGYISLAEAKLQSTNTAKAAYTLEKAGDKQILNFEISCNPTTETFIEIPILINQQKAYEYKNIKYPHIPWQNILIPASIKIINTDILINKKKRVAYIDGAGDYADEALIKMGYGITKIPASYLSQLSIQQYDVLLFGIRALNTQEELKNCKKHLDRFMNEGGKVIFQYNTTADLITDNFVPDSMSISRDRVTDETAEVRILKPEHPIFSTPNKITVADFNNWIQERGLYFPNKYSASYEEILSMNDPKEKALNSGILIKKVGKGWFVYSSLAWFRQLKAGVPGSYRLFSNLISF
- a CDS encoding bifunctional 3-deoxy-7-phosphoheptulonate synthase/chorismate mutase type II; the encoded protein is MKPAIALNDKRKGLILGPCSAESEEQMDAIAQAILHFKSDFVRAGLWKPRTRPGHFQGMGAEAIPWLIGIQKKYKLKICTEVATSQHVELALKAGFDALWIGARTTVNPFYVQDIADALKGVDIPVFVKNPINPDLFLWLGAIERMLQVGIQRVAAIHRGFSFYGNSVYRNVPRWQIPIELRRRMPDLQMLADISHISGRPDNLLEIAQIAYDLNYDGLMVEVHNQPEKALSDADQQVTADFLQTEILDKLILRSIASNDFAFNKQIEAIRTGIDAIDEEIVHLLAKRMLLAEQIGLEKKENSIAIFQPKRWDQIVVRLLEIGKKEGLSEEFIFSLIEAIHIESIQHQSQKMNKEIAVLEEDLSTRLNQK
- a CDS encoding cupin-like domain-containing protein codes for the protein MNLSPIDKVSGLNKDRFKTDYLDPLKPVVFTDLIDDWPAKTLWTIDYFKEHYGNLIVPIVDSSFSKGGKSYMSATATMKFKDYLNLIQTKETPLRIFLWNIFKYAPQLAKDIRKFNIMNGFYNELPFMFFGGQGSYTKIHYDIDCSHVFLTQFQTRKRILLFDQQQSKYLHHVPFTVGCLVDMIDPDESKYPSLKYIHGYETILEHGQTLFIPSMYWHHIEYIEGGFSISFRASNTFGLKLKGAVQLAKHFAIDRSINYALGNKWMDIKLKMAKRNAHLDT
- a CDS encoding phosphoribosylformylglycinamidine cyclo-ligase, with protein sequence MVNRYQSLGVSAGKEDVHHAIRNLDKGLFPNAFCKVLPDYVAKDPDFVNFIHADTAGTKTSLAYLYWLENPDPAIWHHIAQDAMVMNLDDLACVGCIQDIIISSTIGRNKHLISGAIIEHLIEGTQAFINSMKAFDIQIHSGGGETADVGDIVRTIDVGITAFGRINKTQLIVNNIQAGNVIIGLASSGQSIYENQYNSGIGSNGLTAARHDILKKNYAAIEASFSPETNKEFVYTGSYSLSDLFTYQSNSYSIGSLLLSPTRSYIPILNVILNNFRSKIDGIIHCTGGAQTKVKKFISGVRVVKNNLFPLPPVFELLKQHTLCSPAEMYEVYNMGHRLEIYTSPEVAEEIIAISKSFEVDAQIIGHVEASPETEIIINSSLGEFKY
- the purB gene encoding adenylosuccinate lyase; this translates as MLTAISPLDGRYQNKLHELSPYFSEYGLIKYRLYVEIEYFIHLLDTLPISNTLNSTEKEKLRNIVSAFSISDAEQIKEIEKITNHDVKAVEYFLKQQFETIQLASLKEYIHFALTSQDINNTAIPILLRDFTINLMLPKLSDTLNLINERGIQWKPVAMLARTHGQPATPTTMGKELLVYSERLNKQIIQLQNFQYSGKFGGATGNFNAHFAAFPQIDWPAWANQFLENNLGIGRQQYTTQIAHYDEIAEWCHILIRLNSILIDFCRDIWTYISLEYFTQQTKAGEIGSSAMPHKVNPIDFENAEGNLGISTALASHLAEKLPISRLQRDLTDSTVLRNLGVPIAHTYLSLLSIQTGIHKLVLNNPKIEHELDQQWIILAEAVQTILRREAYENPYEALKDLTRGKTSITREDLHNFINHLNISEAVKLELKNLNPQNYIGPKS